A genomic segment from Chloroflexota bacterium encodes:
- a CDS encoding ABC transporter ATP-binding protein, translated as MLALRRLNVAYGQTQVLWDVDLRVDEGEIVALIGSNGAGKSTLLNAISGLASVLAGSVEFEGRSLVGMRPEQTVRAGIAHVPQGRRLFSALAVRDNLLLGAYRRHDREIGADVEWVLSLFPSLRSRLTIAAGSLSGGEQQMAAIGRALMSRPRLLMIDEMSLGLAPVVLDSLLPALKEVNGRGTAILLVEQDVRLALETASRAYVLENGRTALDGPSDQLMGDSRVQEAYLGI; from the coding sequence ATGCTTGCGCTTCGAAGACTGAACGTCGCCTACGGCCAGACGCAGGTGCTCTGGGACGTGGATCTTCGCGTCGATGAAGGGGAGATCGTCGCGCTCATCGGTTCCAACGGCGCCGGGAAGTCGACTCTGCTGAACGCCATCTCGGGACTGGCCAGCGTGCTCGCCGGATCCGTTGAGTTCGAGGGGCGCTCCCTGGTCGGCATGCGCCCGGAGCAGACGGTTCGGGCGGGCATCGCGCACGTGCCCCAGGGACGCCGGCTGTTCTCCGCCCTCGCAGTCCGCGACAATTTGCTGCTCGGGGCGTACCGGCGGCACGATCGTGAGATCGGCGCCGACGTCGAGTGGGTCCTGTCGCTCTTTCCATCGCTTCGGTCGCGCCTCACGATCGCCGCGGGCTCGCTCTCGGGCGGCGAGCAGCAGATGGCGGCCATCGGGCGCGCCCTCATGTCCCGCCCGAGACTGCTGATGATCGATGAGATGTCCCTCGGGCTTGCACCCGTGGTGCTGGATTCGCTTCTCCCAGCCCTGAAGGAAGTCAACGGGCGCGGTACAGCGATCCTCCTCGTGGAGCAGGACGTTCGGCTCGCGTTGGAGACGGCGAGCCGGGCCTACGTGCTGGAAAATGGCCGCACCGCGCTGGACGGTCCATCTGATCAGCTGATGGGAGACTCACGTGTCCAGGAGGCGTATCTTGGAATCTAG
- a CDS encoding ABC transporter substrate-binding protein, producing MRRALAVSIVPLVVAACVAGQPTDASRAVTHPSITTGPKKIVAAMMSDPPSISSEVVGAGSGTIQGGDALEDLVNAGLTEVDDKGTLRPQLSEVVPTLDNGLWRLLPDGRMETTWTLRAGAVWHDGVPFSVEDLLFTVRIAHDKDVPALRNDAVDRIERVEGLDDRTVRVTWSEPYIQADRLFTRRLVFPRPAHILAGPYDQNKLSVVQLPYWTDEYVGTGPFRLQQWVAGARLILAANDRYVLGRPKLDEIEVRFIPDSSTLAANLMAGEVAVTLGRNLSLQQAGQLRDQWKDGVVKIGIKNWFAAWPQFVNPDPVALLDLRFRRALIYALDRQQIVETLQEGLVPVADTFLSPTDPAFPSIESRIVRYPYDRDRASQLMEDLGASPGRDGTWVDATGQPIRLEVRTDGGGGDDAQETTALVVADHWKRFGIAAEPLVISQLQRRDREYNSTFPGVRVWRLPNDAWTLDRYESKSAPLPENHFNGGNRSRYMNSEFDGLVERYMRTIPEGPRTEVLGQIIHHMTDQLTVLGLYYNTEPLLVNRSLTGVTARDVGETTEAWNAHEWDVKW from the coding sequence ATGCGCCGGGCGCTGGCCGTATCCATCGTCCCACTCGTCGTGGCCGCGTGTGTCGCCGGCCAGCCTACCGACGCGAGCCGCGCCGTGACCCATCCCTCGATCACCACCGGCCCGAAGAAGATCGTAGCGGCCATGATGAGCGATCCGCCGAGCATCAGCAGCGAAGTGGTGGGGGCGGGTTCGGGCACGATCCAGGGCGGGGACGCTCTGGAGGACCTCGTCAACGCGGGGCTTACCGAGGTGGACGACAAGGGCACGCTTCGGCCGCAGTTATCGGAGGTGGTGCCCACGCTGGACAATGGCCTCTGGCGGCTCCTTCCCGATGGGCGCATGGAGACGACGTGGACGCTCCGCGCTGGCGCCGTGTGGCACGACGGCGTGCCATTCTCCGTAGAGGACTTGTTGTTCACCGTTCGAATCGCTCATGACAAGGACGTGCCGGCGCTCCGGAACGATGCTGTCGACCGGATCGAGCGGGTCGAAGGCCTGGACGATCGCACTGTTCGCGTCACGTGGAGCGAACCGTACATCCAGGCCGACCGGCTTTTCACGCGACGGCTCGTGTTTCCACGGCCGGCCCATATCCTGGCCGGGCCGTACGACCAGAACAAGCTCAGTGTGGTGCAGCTCCCCTATTGGACGGACGAGTACGTGGGAACCGGTCCGTTTCGGCTCCAACAATGGGTGGCGGGAGCCCGCCTGATCCTCGCAGCCAACGATCGATACGTCCTCGGGCGGCCGAAGCTCGATGAGATCGAGGTTCGGTTCATTCCCGACAGCAGCACCCTGGCGGCAAACCTCATGGCCGGCGAGGTCGCCGTTACCCTGGGCCGGAACCTGTCGCTGCAGCAGGCGGGCCAGCTTCGAGACCAATGGAAGGACGGGGTCGTGAAGATCGGCATTAAGAACTGGTTCGCGGCCTGGCCGCAGTTCGTGAATCCCGATCCGGTGGCCTTGCTGGACCTGCGGTTCCGCCGCGCGTTGATTTACGCTCTCGATCGACAGCAGATCGTCGAGACGCTCCAGGAGGGCCTCGTACCCGTCGCCGACACGTTCTTGAGTCCGACCGACCCGGCGTTCCCATCCATCGAGTCGCGGATCGTTCGCTACCCGTACGACCGCGACCGAGCGTCGCAGCTGATGGAGGATCTCGGAGCATCGCCCGGACGCGACGGAACGTGGGTCGACGCAACGGGGCAGCCAATCCGGTTGGAGGTTCGCACCGATGGCGGCGGAGGAGATGACGCCCAGGAGACGACGGCGCTCGTGGTGGCGGACCACTGGAAGCGATTCGGAATCGCCGCCGAGCCGCTCGTCATCTCGCAGCTCCAGCGCCGCGACCGCGAGTACAATTCGACGTTTCCCGGTGTCCGCGTCTGGCGGCTTCCCAACGACGCGTGGACCTTGGACCGGTATGAGAGCAAGAGCGCGCCGCTGCCGGAGAACCATTTCAATGGCGGGAATCGTTCGCGGTACATGAATTCGGAGTTCGATGGGCTCGTCGAGCGGTACATGCGCACGATACCCGAGGGGCCTCGCACCGAGGTGCTGGGTCAGATCATCCACCACATGACGGATCAGCTCACGGTTCTCGGGCTCTACTACAATACTGAACCATTGCTTGTGAACAGGTCGTTGACCGGTGTGACGGCGCGGGATGTCGGCGAAACGACTGAGGCGTGGAACGCGCACGAATGGGACGTGAAGTGGTAG
- a CDS encoding Rieske 2Fe-2S domain-containing protein: MLSKEENDLLTRVGPGTPGGDLLRRYWQPVALAEELPPDGPPIPVRLLGEDLVLFREPSLGPGEPGRPGLLGIHCAHRGADLSYGRLEDGGLRCIYHGWLYDGRGRCLEQPGEPAGSTFHERVRQPAYPCQEVGGLILAYLGPGEPPLVPNYEFLTAPQEQCYPTKLFQECSYLQGNEGNIDPSHHSFLHLRYGEGEDSQFTWYAGDRSPTIETEETAYGARIYAIRRIDEHRNYIKITNFILPNLSAISGDADGYGVNWHVPIDDTHHWKYNLTFRRSRAIDKAVRARGRTSMTADYHPIRHKENRYQQDRAEMRGITFAGLGRDFQAQDACVTEGAGPIQDRSTEHLGYTDKGIIAARKVLLRALRASQAGQDPAHVIRDPADNSFSDLFARKDVVPVELGWSRYWEREAAEGQRVLALTTGTA; the protein is encoded by the coding sequence ATGCTAAGCAAGGAAGAAAACGATCTATTGACACGCGTTGGACCCGGCACGCCCGGTGGCGACCTTCTTCGTCGCTACTGGCAGCCGGTCGCGCTCGCCGAGGAGTTGCCTCCCGACGGGCCCCCCATCCCGGTGCGGCTTCTCGGCGAGGATCTCGTGTTGTTCCGTGAGCCCTCGCTCGGCCCAGGCGAGCCCGGACGGCCTGGCCTGCTCGGAATTCACTGTGCGCACAGGGGCGCCGATCTGAGTTACGGCCGCCTCGAGGATGGCGGCTTGCGGTGCATCTACCACGGCTGGCTGTACGACGGGCGCGGACGGTGCCTCGAGCAGCCAGGAGAGCCGGCTGGGTCGACGTTTCACGAGCGCGTGCGTCAACCAGCGTATCCGTGCCAGGAGGTCGGCGGGCTGATCCTGGCGTATCTGGGTCCCGGCGAGCCCCCGCTCGTACCGAATTATGAGTTCCTCACGGCTCCGCAGGAGCAGTGCTACCCCACGAAGCTCTTTCAGGAGTGCAGCTACCTGCAAGGAAATGAGGGCAACATCGACCCGTCCCACCACTCGTTTCTTCACCTGCGCTACGGCGAGGGCGAGGACAGCCAATTTACCTGGTACGCTGGGGACCGCTCACCCACCATCGAGACAGAGGAGACGGCGTACGGTGCGAGGATCTACGCCATCCGCCGGATCGACGAGCACCGCAACTACATCAAAATCACGAACTTCATCCTCCCCAATCTCAGCGCCATCAGCGGCGACGCGGACGGATACGGCGTGAACTGGCACGTGCCGATCGACGACACCCACCACTGGAAATACAACCTGACGTTCCGTCGGTCGCGCGCCATCGACAAAGCAGTCCGCGCCCGCGGACGGACGAGCATGACGGCCGATTATCACCCAATTCGCCACAAGGAGAATCGGTATCAGCAAGACCGAGCTGAGATGCGGGGGATTACGTTTGCGGGTCTCGGGCGGGATTTCCAGGCGCAAGACGCGTGTGTGACCGAGGGCGCGGGCCCTATCCAGGATCGGTCGACCGAGCACCTGGGCTACACCGACAAGGGCATCATCGCGGCCCGAAAGGTGTTGCTCCGAGCGCTGCGCGCTTCGCAGGCGGGTCAGGATCCCGCGCACGTGATTCGTGATCCCGCGGACAACAGCTTCTCAGATCTGTTTGCCCGGAAGGACGTGGTCCCGGTGGAGCTCGGGTGGAGTCGGTACTGGGAGCGCGAGGCGGCCGAGGGCCAGCGGGTGCTCGCCCTCACAACGGGCACCGCGTAG
- a CDS encoding UbiD family decarboxylase has product MARTEQSVETGTVVRYDDLRGFIEAADALGELRRADGADQQLEIGAISALSRESKLIPTVLCDHIVGLEPGFRLLMNPLHSLNRVALAVGLPVGLTRAEYTKLGPPKWSGMKPLRSRIVSDGPIFENVQEGSDVDLTRFPRPFWHEDDGGPYVGTAVAVATKDPNSDWVNVGTYRVMYQDPTHVSVMMDVSHQGRLHQNTYFRQGRPCPVAISLGHDPLLFIMASHGFPEGVCEYDCVSGLRGEPMDLVVDPHTNLPIPARSELVLVGEIRPDDIRPEGPFGEWTGYYGGGIKDIPTVTVQAVYYRDNPIMLGNMPGRPPHQPSANAFLGILRSEGALDRLKRMVPGVKDVYSYSSTGGLLTVIAIEQQYPGHARQAGLALANGGGHRPRYAIVVDADVNIRDMAELMWAVCTRSDPASDIQVLRRMESTHLDPTVPPDGEPLMSRAIIDATRPFEWIDKFPKAVSVSPELREKVRSKWAHVIE; this is encoded by the coding sequence ATGGCACGGACTGAACAATCGGTCGAGACGGGAACCGTTGTGCGCTACGACGATCTGCGCGGCTTCATCGAGGCTGCCGACGCGCTGGGCGAGCTTCGCAGGGCTGACGGTGCGGACCAGCAGCTCGAGATCGGCGCCATCAGCGCGCTGAGCCGGGAGAGCAAGCTCATCCCTACGGTCTTATGCGACCACATCGTCGGCTTGGAGCCCGGCTTCCGCCTGCTCATGAACCCCCTGCACTCGTTGAACCGCGTCGCGCTTGCTGTCGGTCTCCCAGTCGGCCTTACCCGCGCCGAGTACACCAAGCTCGGCCCGCCGAAGTGGAGCGGGATGAAGCCGCTGCGCTCGCGGATTGTGTCCGATGGCCCCATTTTCGAAAATGTCCAGGAGGGCAGCGACGTCGACCTGACCCGCTTTCCCCGCCCATTCTGGCACGAGGATGACGGAGGCCCATACGTCGGGACGGCGGTCGCCGTGGCGACCAAAGATCCGAACTCTGACTGGGTCAACGTCGGAACCTACCGGGTCATGTACCAGGATCCCACGCACGTCTCGGTGATGATGGACGTATCCCATCAGGGACGGCTTCACCAGAACACCTATTTCAGGCAGGGCAGGCCGTGCCCGGTGGCCATCTCCCTCGGCCACGATCCGCTGCTCTTTATCATGGCGTCCCACGGTTTCCCCGAGGGCGTGTGCGAGTACGATTGCGTGAGCGGGCTTCGCGGCGAGCCGATGGACCTGGTCGTCGATCCGCACACGAATCTCCCCATCCCCGCGCGATCCGAGCTGGTGCTCGTGGGGGAGATCCGGCCGGATGACATTCGGCCCGAGGGGCCCTTTGGGGAGTGGACCGGCTACTACGGCGGCGGGATCAAGGACATCCCGACGGTCACCGTTCAGGCTGTCTACTACCGTGACAATCCCATCATGCTGGGCAACATGCCTGGCAGGCCGCCCCATCAGCCGAGCGCCAACGCGTTTCTCGGCATCCTTCGCTCCGAAGGCGCCCTCGATCGGCTAAAGCGAATGGTGCCCGGGGTCAAGGATGTCTACTCTTACAGCTCGACGGGCGGGCTCCTTACCGTCATCGCCATCGAGCAGCAGTACCCGGGCCATGCGCGGCAGGCGGGTCTCGCCCTCGCCAACGGCGGCGGTCATCGACCTCGCTATGCCATCGTTGTGGACGCGGACGTAAACATTCGCGACATGGCCGAGCTGATGTGGGCAGTGTGCACGCGCTCAGACCCAGCGTCAGACATCCAGGTGCTGCGACGCATGGAGTCAACCCATCTCGACCCAACGGTTCCGCCGGACGGCGAGCCGCTGATGTCCCGGGCCATCATCGACGCGACGCGCCCCTTCGAATGGATCGACAAATTTCCCAAAGCGGTGAGTGTGTCACCGGAGCTGCGGGAGAAGGTCCGCTCCAAGTGGGCTCACGTGATCGAATAA
- a CDS encoding Gfo/Idh/MocA family oxidoreductase → MAKELRLGIAGLGVASNAIIPAVVEHTNVELAAGADVRENALAQFRAEYGAKTFASVEAMCASGDVDAVYVCTPNRFHCENVISAAEHGKHVIVEKPMALTLDECERMNAAAEKNGVLLLCGHSKAFDVPIRKMREIVVGGELGKLGMINTWNYNEFMFRPRMPQELDPAQGGNVVYNQGPHQVDIVRLIGGGMVRSVRAMTGVWDASRRAEGAWAAYVEFEDGTPATLVYNGYAHFDTCEFTAWIGEGGQRRHPDTNLRARAAIRSAADETALKESRRYGGSGEWARQAHGESGERDHGQRTFGLTIVSCAHGDVRQSPEGLFVYADDAKREIPLPPGRNARQAEIDELYQAVAMGQPVYHGGRWGEATLEVVLAIMESARERREIRMSHQIPSPE, encoded by the coding sequence ATGGCGAAGGAGCTGCGGCTCGGCATCGCCGGCCTGGGCGTTGCCAGCAACGCCATCATTCCGGCGGTCGTCGAGCATACGAACGTGGAGCTCGCCGCTGGCGCCGACGTCCGGGAGAACGCGCTGGCGCAATTTCGCGCGGAGTACGGTGCCAAGACCTTCGCGTCCGTCGAGGCGATGTGCGCCAGCGGGGACGTCGATGCCGTCTACGTCTGCACGCCGAACCGTTTCCACTGCGAGAACGTCATCTCGGCGGCCGAGCACGGGAAGCACGTGATCGTCGAGAAGCCGATGGCGTTGACCCTCGACGAGTGCGAGCGCATGAACGCCGCAGCGGAGAAGAACGGCGTTCTGCTTCTCTGCGGCCACAGCAAAGCCTTCGACGTGCCGATCCGAAAGATGCGCGAGATCGTCGTGGGCGGTGAGCTGGGCAAGCTCGGGATGATCAACACCTGGAACTACAACGAGTTCATGTTCCGACCGCGCATGCCGCAGGAGCTCGATCCCGCTCAGGGCGGCAACGTCGTGTACAACCAGGGGCCCCACCAGGTCGATATCGTCCGCCTCATCGGCGGCGGGATGGTGCGAAGCGTGCGCGCGATGACCGGCGTCTGGGACGCGTCCCGGCGGGCGGAGGGCGCGTGGGCGGCGTACGTCGAATTCGAGGACGGCACGCCGGCGACCCTCGTCTACAATGGCTATGCCCACTTTGACACGTGCGAGTTCACCGCGTGGATCGGTGAAGGCGGCCAGCGCCGCCATCCCGACACCAATCTGCGCGCCCGCGCGGCCATCCGGTCGGCGGCGGACGAGACCGCCCTGAAGGAGTCCCGGCGCTATGGCGGCTCCGGTGAGTGGGCGCGTCAGGCCCACGGTGAGTCGGGCGAACGCGACCACGGCCAGCGAACCTTTGGCCTCACCATCGTGAGCTGCGCCCATGGCGACGTCCGCCAGTCACCCGAGGGCCTCTTTGTGTACGCCGACGACGCTAAGCGCGAGATCCCCCTGCCGCCCGGGCGCAACGCTCGCCAGGCCGAGATCGACGAGCTGTATCAAGCCGTCGCGATGGGACAGCCCGTGTATCACGGCGGCCGCTGGGGTGAGGCGACGCTCGAGGTCGTGCTCGCCATCATGGAGTCAGCGCGCGAACGACGCGAGATTCGGATGTCGCACCAGATACCCAGTCCCGAATAG